The Citrifermentans bemidjiense Bem genome window below encodes:
- the nifX gene encoding nitrogen fixation protein NifX, which produces MKIAFTTKTGETIDMHFGQADSFHIWEVGPEEAHYVQTLTVGEHGSDEEDRIAARASLLADCAIVYTMQIGGPAAAKLVAKRIHPMKTNVEVGLKESIERMQEVLRGNPPPWLRKAMNKDLAGSFWDED; this is translated from the coding sequence ATGAAGATCGCTTTTACTACAAAGACCGGCGAAACCATCGACATGCACTTCGGGCAGGCGGATTCCTTCCACATCTGGGAGGTCGGGCCCGAGGAGGCGCATTACGTCCAGACCCTCACCGTCGGCGAGCACGGCAGCGACGAAGAGGACCGCATAGCTGCCCGGGCGAGCCTCCTTGCCGACTGCGCCATCGTCTATACCATGCAGATCGGCGGGCCTGCCGCCGCCAAGCTGGTAGCCAAACGCATCCATCCCATGAAGACCAACGTGGAGGTCGGGCTGAAGGAATCGATCGAACGGATGCAGGAGGTGCTGCGCGGCAACCCGCCCCCCTGGCTGCGCAAGGCAATGAACAAGGATCTGGCAGGGTCATTTTGGGACGAGGATTAG
- the fdxB gene encoding ferredoxin III, nif-specific: MAYITGLTKEKKEWTPQFITSIDEETCIGCGRCFKVCAHDVLTFEEVDEDDSAKMFMKVDNPGNCIGCQACGRTCSKKCFTFAPVVA, encoded by the coding sequence ATGGCTTACATCACCGGTTTGACCAAGGAAAAGAAAGAGTGGACCCCGCAGTTCATCACATCCATCGACGAAGAAACCTGCATCGGGTGCGGTCGCTGTTTCAAGGTCTGCGCCCATGACGTGCTGACCTTTGAGGAGGTGGACGAGGACGATTCGGCCAAGATGTTCATGAAAGTCGACAACCCCGGCAACTGTATCGGCTGCCAGGCCTGCGGCAGGACCTGCTCCAAGAAGTGCTTCACCTTCGCGCCGGTCGTAGCTTAG
- a CDS encoding NifB/NifX family molybdenum-iron cluster-binding protein, whose amino-acid sequence MLFAVASKDGKEINQHFGHVERFLIYHVEGDSVALLEERPVEKYCRFDPDHPLRAHTLRDTADALKGCRAVVCSMIGEAPKAELERLGVEPYVVEGEIEPILRDLAKAL is encoded by the coding sequence ATGCTTTTCGCCGTTGCCTCAAAGGATGGCAAGGAAATAAACCAGCACTTCGGACACGTCGAGCGGTTCCTCATCTACCATGTGGAGGGCGATTCGGTCGCCTTGCTGGAGGAGCGGCCTGTGGAGAAGTACTGCCGCTTCGACCCTGACCACCCGCTGCGTGCCCACACGCTGAGGGACACCGCCGACGCCCTCAAGGGGTGCCGTGCCGTGGTCTGCTCCATGATAGGGGAGGCCCCGAAGGCAGAACTGGAGCGTCTGGGCGTTGAGCCGTACGTGGTGGAAGGCGAAATCGAGCCGATCCTGCGCGACCTGGCCAAGGCTTTGTAA
- a CDS encoding NAD(+)--dinitrogen-reductase ADP-D-ribosyltransferase: MVSFNHCNLPPWVIASRHFNDNPQSLEIQGVRAVNRFLFNKLDVIATPEERAAVFNDYMSVKFQLHQWQQESATARKSLKNSYLRFLRGWMMDSNSVEGAVLKGWVESRMGLPPTFHNVRIAGIHDENYLQYAVDRTKGSARTSAINSQFDLLYEYSQYELAKRYPDRRHLTLYRGTFERSEHDKLETISKREEIVRLNNLNSFTTDEERAWEFGFIVWEAQVPLEKIFFFSELLPNSILKGEGECLVIGGEFRVKRLLCTI, from the coding sequence ATGGTGTCATTCAACCACTGCAACCTTCCCCCCTGGGTCATCGCTTCCCGGCACTTCAACGACAACCCGCAGTCGTTGGAAATCCAGGGGGTGCGGGCCGTCAACCGCTTCCTATTCAACAAGCTGGACGTCATCGCCACGCCTGAAGAACGTGCCGCCGTCTTCAACGACTACATGTCGGTGAAGTTTCAACTGCACCAGTGGCAGCAGGAGAGCGCAACGGCGCGCAAGAGCCTGAAAAACAGCTACCTGCGCTTTCTCAGGGGGTGGATGATGGACTCCAACTCGGTGGAGGGGGCGGTGCTCAAAGGGTGGGTGGAAAGCAGGATGGGCCTTCCGCCCACCTTCCATAACGTGCGCATCGCGGGGATCCACGACGAGAACTACCTGCAGTATGCGGTGGACCGGACCAAGGGAAGCGCGCGCACCTCGGCCATCAACTCCCAGTTCGATCTTCTCTACGAGTACAGCCAGTACGAACTCGCCAAGAGGTACCCAGACCGCCGCCACCTCACCCTGTATCGCGGCACCTTCGAGCGTTCGGAGCACGACAAACTGGAGACCATCTCGAAGCGCGAGGAGATCGTCCGCCTCAACAACCTGAATTCCTTCACCACCGACGAGGAACGCGCCTGGGAATTCGGCTTCATCGTCTGGGAGGCGCAGGTCCCTCTGGAGAAGATCTTCTTCTTCAGCGAACTGCTGCCTAACTCTATTCTCAAAGGGGAGGGGGAGTGCCTGGTGATCGGGGGAGAATTCCGGGTGAAACGACTGCTCTGCACCATCTGA
- the draG gene encoding ADP-ribosyl-[dinitrogen reductase] hydrolase, with protein sequence MSSHSYHSDLLSRARGAFIGLAVGDALGAPVEFMTRGEIKEKYGVLKEMVGGGWLRLNPGEVTDDTEMSLCLARAIVKARGWNRKQAADNLAGWLKSKPIDVGDTCRRGIRNYMLHGTLETPPNEWDGGNGAVMRTLPIGLYTAGDAALLEACSLEQAHLTHNHPLSDAATIYLGRLLHLALAGSSMHRLRREAGHLIEKYPKFSFDPYKGLATGYVVDTMQTVLYCFFRSRSFEGCVVDTVNQGGDADTTGAIAGALAGAYYGEDAIPARWRKKLSKDVLTEIIELSEALVKLSPQFRRN encoded by the coding sequence ATGTCCAGCCACTCCTACCATAGCGATCTGCTCTCCCGCGCCAGGGGAGCCTTTATCGGCCTTGCGGTCGGTGACGCGCTGGGGGCTCCCGTGGAGTTCATGACGCGGGGGGAAATCAAGGAGAAGTACGGCGTCTTAAAGGAGATGGTGGGAGGGGGATGGCTGAGGCTGAACCCCGGAGAGGTCACCGACGACACCGAGATGTCGCTCTGCCTTGCGCGCGCCATCGTCAAGGCGCGAGGTTGGAACCGTAAACAGGCAGCCGACAACCTGGCGGGATGGCTCAAGTCGAAGCCGATAGACGTGGGCGACACCTGCCGGCGCGGCATCAGGAACTACATGCTGCACGGCACGCTGGAAACCCCGCCCAACGAATGGGACGGCGGCAACGGCGCCGTGATGAGGACCCTCCCCATCGGCCTCTATACCGCTGGCGACGCCGCGCTTTTGGAAGCCTGCAGCCTGGAGCAAGCCCACCTTACCCACAACCATCCCCTGTCCGACGCCGCCACCATCTACCTGGGGCGCCTGCTGCACCTGGCGCTGGCAGGAAGTTCCATGCACCGCCTACGACGCGAGGCCGGGCACCTGATCGAGAAGTACCCGAAGTTCAGCTTCGATCCATACAAGGGGCTCGCCACCGGTTACGTGGTCGACACCATGCAGACCGTCTTGTACTGCTTTTTCAGGTCGCGATCTTTCGAGGGGTGTGTGGTGGACACGGTGAACCAGGGAGGTGACGCCGATACCACCGGCGCCATAGCCGGAGCCTTGGCAGGTGCCTATTACGGCGAGGACGCGATACCAGCCAGGTGGCGCAAAAAACTTTCCAAGGACGTGCTGACCGAGATAATCGAACTTTCGGAGGCGCTGGTGAAGCTCTCGCCTCAGTTCCGGCGAAATTAA
- a CDS encoding radical SAM protein, whose product MATSCEKMKKIQGHPCFGGNHHKNGRMHLAVAPKCNIKCGYCTRRHDCANESRPGVTSRLLSPDEAIVRVREVMASPITGPIIKVIGIAGPGDPLFNEETFDTFRYVDREFPQLIKCLSTNGLLLPDKMPVLKEIGLHSLTVTLNALDPKVGGKIYSHVFYKGTKYTGEEGAEILVRNQLEGIRQAAELGLTIKINTVLIPGVNDEQIPLISKKVKELGAFVMNIMPLIPQADFAHIEPPSADRLDALRQDNEKTIGQFKHCKQCRADAVGLICENLQLAIAPAA is encoded by the coding sequence ATGGCGACATCGTGCGAGAAGATGAAGAAGATCCAGGGGCATCCCTGCTTTGGCGGCAACCACCATAAAAACGGGCGGATGCACCTCGCGGTGGCGCCCAAGTGCAACATCAAATGCGGCTATTGCACCCGGCGTCACGACTGCGCCAACGAATCGCGCCCGGGCGTCACGAGCCGCCTGCTCTCGCCGGACGAGGCGATCGTCAGGGTGAGGGAGGTGATGGCAAGCCCCATCACCGGCCCCATCATCAAGGTCATCGGCATTGCCGGGCCGGGGGATCCGCTCTTCAACGAAGAGACCTTCGACACCTTTCGTTACGTGGACCGGGAGTTTCCGCAGTTGATCAAGTGTCTGAGCACCAACGGGCTGCTGCTACCCGACAAGATGCCAGTGCTTAAGGAGATCGGACTGCACAGCCTCACCGTCACTCTCAACGCGTTGGACCCGAAGGTCGGCGGCAAGATCTACTCCCACGTCTTCTATAAGGGGACCAAATACACAGGCGAGGAGGGGGCGGAGATCCTGGTTCGTAACCAGTTGGAAGGGATCCGCCAGGCGGCGGAACTGGGGCTGACCATCAAGATAAACACGGTGCTGATACCCGGTGTGAACGACGAGCAGATCCCGCTCATCTCGAAGAAGGTTAAGGAACTTGGGGCCTTCGTGATGAACATCATGCCGCTCATTCCGCAGGCCGATTTCGCCCATATCGAGCCTCCTTCAGCAGACCGGCTGGATGCGCTACGCCAGGATAACGAGAAGACCATTGGACAGTTCAAACACTGCAAACAGTGCCGTGCCGACGCGGTGGGGCTGATCTGCGAAAACCTGCAGCTCGCCATCGCCCCGGCGGCGTAG
- a CDS encoding GNAT family N-acetyltransferase — MIEPFVESDIPSFIALAREEGWVCGAWEFQFLLQNFPQGCLAWREEGKTLGYITSLRHENSGWIGNLLVTSEARRRGIGAKLMEGALDALLSSQEATVWLTASAKGVGLYRKLGFLPIDSINRWKGKGTSDPRAERLPHQDLQTMREVDRAGWGDRRDGLLDVTVGRGWSYCGEHSFLCCQPWEEGTQIGAWGALMETQAELLLDRALGGLLGPVFLDVPAGNLAAASLLTKRKFSIAGSNTLMYLGAQPSYDNKKIFALASMGSMG, encoded by the coding sequence ATGATCGAACCGTTCGTCGAGTCCGACATACCTTCCTTCATAGCTCTAGCCAGGGAGGAAGGGTGGGTCTGCGGGGCCTGGGAGTTTCAGTTCCTGCTGCAGAATTTCCCTCAGGGCTGCCTGGCTTGGCGCGAGGAGGGGAAGACGCTTGGCTACATCACGTCGCTGCGGCACGAGAACAGCGGTTGGATCGGCAACCTCCTGGTAACGAGCGAGGCGCGCAGGCGCGGTATCGGCGCGAAACTGATGGAAGGTGCCCTCGATGCCCTGCTCTCCAGCCAGGAGGCGACCGTGTGGCTCACCGCCTCAGCCAAAGGAGTAGGGCTTTACAGGAAGCTCGGTTTTCTGCCCATCGACAGTATCAATCGCTGGAAAGGGAAAGGGACAAGCGACCCCCGCGCGGAGAGATTGCCACATCAGGATCTGCAAACCATGCGGGAAGTGGATCGGGCAGGGTGGGGTGACCGGCGGGATGGGCTTTTGGATGTCACCGTCGGCCGCGGATGGAGCTATTGCGGAGAGCACTCCTTCCTTTGCTGCCAGCCTTGGGAAGAAGGGACGCAGATCGGGGCGTGGGGGGCGCTGATGGAAACTCAGGCGGAGCTTCTGCTGGACCGGGCCCTTGGAGGATTATTGGGACCCGTCTTTCTCGATGTTCCCGCCGGGAATCTCGCCGCTGCCTCGTTGCTCACCAAGAGAAAATTCTCCATAGCCGGCAGCAACACGCTCATGTACCTGGGAGCGCAACCAAGCTATGACAACAAGAAGATCTTCGCGCTGGCTAGCATGGGTAGCATGGGGTAA
- a CDS encoding electron transfer flavoprotein subunit beta/FixA family protein, with the protein MLVIACLKQVPDTTQVQIDPVTNTLVRDGIPFIVNPYDTHALEETLRLKYSHGLKSVALSMGPPNAEATLRKALALGVDRSILLSDRAYGGADTLSTSNVLAAAIRKLGESEEVGLVFCGKQTIDGDTAQVGPGIAVRLGFSQLTLVDRIEKLDLDAKTITVRRKLEGRYEIVEARLPAMITVVRELNRPRYPTVPMRLASAKAEVESWSNEQLQLDVNSVGLKGSPTWVSRIFSPERQEGEIIGDGMNDPVAAARLLLDRLVQGDMLSV; encoded by the coding sequence ATGCTGGTAATTGCCTGCCTGAAGCAGGTCCCGGATACGACGCAGGTGCAGATCGATCCCGTCACCAACACCCTGGTGAGGGACGGGATCCCGTTCATCGTCAACCCTTACGACACCCATGCGCTGGAGGAGACCCTGCGTCTCAAGTACAGCCACGGGTTGAAGAGCGTGGCGCTTTCCATGGGCCCCCCCAACGCCGAGGCGACGCTGAGAAAGGCGCTGGCTCTGGGCGTTGATCGGAGCATCCTCCTTTCGGATCGAGCCTACGGCGGCGCGGACACTCTGTCGACCAGCAACGTACTTGCTGCGGCAATACGGAAACTGGGCGAGAGCGAGGAAGTAGGCCTCGTGTTCTGCGGCAAGCAGACTATCGACGGCGACACGGCGCAGGTAGGCCCGGGGATAGCGGTCCGGTTGGGATTCTCCCAGTTGACCCTGGTGGATCGTATCGAGAAACTCGACCTCGACGCCAAAACGATAACGGTGCGTCGCAAGCTGGAGGGACGATACGAGATCGTCGAGGCGCGGTTGCCTGCGATGATCACGGTGGTCCGGGAACTGAACCGCCCGCGTTACCCAACGGTGCCGATGCGGCTGGCATCCGCCAAGGCCGAGGTGGAGTCTTGGAGCAACGAGCAGTTGCAGTTGGACGTGAACAGCGTCGGGCTCAAGGGGTCCCCTACCTGGGTAAGCCGCATCTTCTCGCCTGAGCGGCAGGAAGGAGAGATCATCGGCGACGGCATGAACGATCCCGTAGCCGCGGCCCGTCTGCTGCTCGATCGCCTGGTCCAGGGGGACATGCTCTCCGTATAG
- a CDS encoding electron transfer flavoprotein subunit alpha: MSEPAKVKKPRGKARVIAGKCIACGARCQSVCPINGVEMSEQGEPVIETEKCIGCVKCVKACPAGALEMFYTPEELAIIASFEKHGGEEVDEEELERRRNVAAYKGVWVFVEQNDGEAAKVSWELTGVGRELADTLGVPLSAVIIGSGVDHLADTAFSYGADQAYLIDDPVFRQYRTEPFLAAMCHLIEKHKPEVVLMGATGMGRDLAGAVATRVKTGLTADCTGLGIDAKGNLMQTRPAFGGNIMATIMCDRFRPQMATVRPHVMPMPQQRAGAKGTIIPESCPIPESSIFTRVLEVITDKGGKDKVDVAGAEFIVSGGRGLMAKENFALLEELAEELGGVVGGSRSAVDAGWLPQDRQVGQTGKTVRPKIYIACGISGAIQHLVGMQDSDVIVAINRDPEAPIFEVATFGIVGDLFEVVPALTARVREMKQLRS, translated from the coding sequence ATGAGCGAACCAGCAAAAGTGAAGAAGCCTCGCGGCAAGGCGCGGGTGATAGCGGGGAAATGCATCGCCTGCGGCGCGCGCTGCCAGAGCGTTTGCCCCATAAACGGCGTGGAGATGAGCGAACAGGGCGAACCGGTCATCGAAACGGAAAAATGCATCGGCTGCGTCAAGTGCGTGAAGGCCTGCCCCGCCGGCGCGCTGGAGATGTTCTACACCCCGGAAGAGTTGGCTATCATCGCGAGCTTCGAGAAGCACGGCGGCGAGGAGGTCGACGAAGAGGAGCTTGAGCGTCGCAGGAATGTGGCGGCCTACAAGGGGGTCTGGGTCTTCGTCGAGCAAAACGACGGGGAGGCGGCGAAGGTCTCCTGGGAGTTGACCGGCGTGGGGCGCGAGCTTGCCGATACGCTGGGGGTACCGCTCTCCGCGGTCATCATAGGGAGCGGCGTGGATCATCTAGCCGACACCGCCTTCAGCTACGGCGCCGACCAGGCCTACCTCATCGACGACCCGGTGTTCCGCCAGTACCGGACCGAGCCGTTCCTCGCGGCGATGTGCCACCTGATCGAAAAGCACAAGCCCGAGGTGGTCCTCATGGGGGCGACCGGTATGGGGCGCGACCTGGCCGGCGCGGTGGCAACCCGCGTCAAGACAGGCCTCACCGCCGACTGCACCGGACTAGGCATCGACGCCAAGGGAAACCTGATGCAGACGCGTCCGGCATTCGGCGGCAACATCATGGCGACCATCATGTGCGACCGCTTCCGCCCCCAGATGGCCACGGTACGCCCGCATGTCATGCCCATGCCGCAGCAGCGCGCAGGTGCGAAGGGCACTATCATCCCGGAGAGCTGTCCCATCCCGGAATCCTCGATCTTCACCCGGGTATTGGAAGTGATCACGGACAAGGGGGGGAAGGACAAGGTCGACGTGGCGGGAGCCGAGTTCATCGTCTCCGGCGGCCGTGGACTGATGGCGAAGGAAAACTTCGCCCTGCTGGAGGAACTCGCCGAGGAGTTGGGCGGGGTGGTGGGGGGCTCGCGCAGCGCGGTCGACGCGGGGTGGCTGCCGCAGGACCGGCAGGTGGGGCAAACGGGCAAGACGGTCCGGCCCAAGATCTACATCGCCTGCGGCATCTCCGGCGCCATTCAGCACTTGGTCGGCATGCAGGATTCCGACGTCATCGTCGCCATCAACCGCGACCCCGAAGCGCCTATCTTCGAGGTGGCGACCTTCGGCATCGTCGGGGACCTTTTCGAGGTGGTGCCGGCCCTGACTGCCCGGGTGCGGGAAATGAAACAGCTGAGAAGCTGA
- a CDS encoding (Fe-S)-binding protein: MEHTFFAVLLSLSMAAFAFSCYRRLALVAIGKEEYRFDQPQARFKEMLVYAFGQKRVMSRPFGLNHGVIFWAFLVLAVANVEFLVSGILPGLSFALLPEPLHGTLAFVFEICSLVVLVAVAVAAVRRSINPPFPGARTFEAYFILSMIAILMLAYFGMNGALIASGARESTYLTPVSNLCASLLSWTLADAQLNLAARVFWWIHAVVLLGFMNYLPYSKHMHILTAIPNVFLRNMGKSNTQPREEFCEGNSFGAATVDQLTWKDLLDSFSCTECGRCQDSCPAATTGKTLNPREVIHAMKENLLQNGTVLEKLAGDAQAERAVSLIGEGKKGATPESALWSCTSCGACMEACPVFIEHLPKIVKMRRHLVQMEAKFPDELLNLFENMEQRSNPWGMAPSERSKWSSQLELRPFVAGETEYLLFVGCSGAFDARNKQVSVALTRVLDAAGVSYGVLGRDEKCCGESVRRLGNEYLFDLMARESVAQFREKGVTKVIAQCPHCYNTLKNDFRQFGLELEVLHHSELIAGLLASGELQLEGRMEELGNLVLHDSCYLGRHNDVYQPPRSVVQAVTGKAAGEMERSRDKAFCCGAGGGRMWLEEHEGTPINRARVAEALALKPDTICVSCPFCMTMFEDGVKEVPGTGVQVRDLAELVAQALPKTSK; encoded by the coding sequence ATGGAACATACTTTTTTCGCTGTCCTGCTGTCGCTTTCCATGGCTGCTTTTGCCTTCAGTTGTTACCGCCGGCTGGCGCTGGTGGCCATCGGGAAGGAGGAATACCGCTTCGACCAGCCGCAGGCCCGTTTCAAGGAGATGCTCGTCTACGCCTTCGGGCAGAAAAGGGTGATGAGCCGCCCCTTCGGCCTCAACCACGGGGTCATCTTCTGGGCCTTCCTGGTACTCGCGGTGGCAAACGTTGAATTCCTTGTGTCAGGCATACTGCCGGGCCTCTCTTTTGCGCTTTTGCCTGAACCTTTGCACGGCACGCTCGCGTTTGTGTTCGAAATCTGCTCGCTGGTGGTACTGGTCGCGGTGGCTGTCGCCGCCGTGCGCCGCAGCATAAACCCGCCGTTCCCGGGGGCGCGTACCTTCGAGGCCTACTTCATCCTCTCCATGATCGCCATCCTTATGTTGGCCTACTTCGGGATGAATGGCGCCCTTATCGCTTCCGGTGCGCGCGAGTCCACCTACCTTACCCCGGTGTCAAACCTCTGCGCCAGCCTGCTCTCCTGGACCCTAGCCGACGCCCAGCTGAATCTCGCCGCCAGGGTGTTCTGGTGGATTCATGCCGTGGTGTTGCTGGGGTTCATGAACTATCTTCCCTACAGCAAGCACATGCACATACTTACCGCCATACCTAATGTCTTCTTGCGGAACATGGGCAAGAGCAACACGCAGCCCCGCGAGGAATTCTGCGAGGGGAACAGCTTCGGAGCGGCAACCGTTGACCAGCTCACCTGGAAGGACCTGCTCGATTCCTTCTCCTGTACCGAATGCGGCCGCTGCCAGGACTCCTGTCCGGCAGCAACCACAGGAAAGACGCTCAACCCGCGGGAGGTGATTCATGCCATGAAAGAGAACCTGCTGCAAAACGGGACCGTGCTGGAGAAGCTTGCTGGAGACGCTCAGGCGGAACGAGCCGTCTCGCTGATAGGGGAGGGGAAGAAGGGAGCGACCCCGGAATCCGCCCTTTGGAGCTGCACTTCCTGCGGCGCCTGCATGGAGGCGTGCCCGGTCTTCATCGAGCATCTGCCGAAGATCGTGAAGATGCGGCGGCACTTGGTGCAGATGGAGGCGAAGTTCCCCGACGAGCTTTTGAACTTATTCGAGAATATGGAGCAGCGCTCTAACCCCTGGGGGATGGCCCCGTCGGAAAGGAGCAAGTGGAGCTCTCAGCTGGAGCTACGCCCTTTCGTGGCGGGAGAGACTGAGTACCTCCTCTTCGTCGGCTGCTCGGGCGCCTTCGATGCCAGGAACAAGCAGGTGAGCGTCGCCCTGACCCGGGTGTTGGACGCTGCGGGCGTTTCCTATGGCGTCCTGGGCAGGGATGAGAAATGTTGCGGCGAGAGCGTGCGCAGGTTGGGCAACGAATACCTCTTCGACCTGATGGCGCGGGAAAGCGTGGCGCAGTTCCGGGAGAAGGGGGTAACCAAGGTCATCGCTCAGTGCCCTCATTGCTACAACACGCTCAAGAACGATTTCCGGCAGTTCGGGCTGGAGCTGGAGGTGCTGCATCACAGCGAGTTGATCGCCGGGCTTCTTGCTTCGGGTGAGCTGCAACTGGAGGGAAGGATGGAGGAGTTGGGAAACCTGGTCCTGCACGACTCCTGCTACCTGGGGCGCCATAACGACGTTTACCAGCCCCCGCGCTCGGTGGTACAGGCGGTAACCGGTAAGGCAGCAGGCGAAATGGAGCGCAGCCGCGATAAAGCCTTTTGCTGCGGCGCCGGCGGTGGGCGGATGTGGCTTGAGGAGCACGAGGGAACACCGATCAACCGGGCGCGCGTCGCGGAGGCGCTGGCGTTGAAACCGGATACCATCTGCGTCAGCTGCCCTTTCTGCATGACTATGTTCGAAGACGGGGTGAAGGAGGTGCCTGGCACCGGGGTTCAGGTAAGAGACTTGGCCGAGTTGGTGGCCCAGGCCCTCCCCAAGACATCAAAATAA